In the Salvia miltiorrhiza cultivar Shanhuang (shh) chromosome 8, IMPLAD_Smil_shh, whole genome shotgun sequence genome, TTTGCACGGAAATTGGTAGGCGAGGGGGTCGTTTTGAAGCCGAAGGAGATGATGTCAGAGATACAGCGCTTATTCGGTATTGAGATCAATTACAGCTTCGCTCTCCGTGCAAGAAACATCGCGATTGAGATGACGTATGGTGATTTTGGGAACTCGTATCAGATGCTCCCATCGTATTTGTATATGCTGAGAATGAGTAATCCCGGCACATTATATGACCTTGAGATGAAGGATGATCGCAAGTTCCATCATATGTTTGTTGCACTTGGACAGAGCGTGGCTGCCTTTGAGAAGGGTTACTTGAGGCCGGTCATCGTCGTAGACGGGACCCATCTGAAGGGAAGGAACGGCGGTATTTTGTTCGTCGCTGTTACAAAGGATGGGAACGAAGCAATATTTCCTCTCGCAGTTGGGCTTGGTCCTATCGAGAACGACGAGTCTTGGACTTGGTTCTTCCACCGACTGCGGACTTGCTTTGGTCAGCCGGATGATCTCTTGATTGTGTCTGATCAGCGCAAGAGCATCAGAAATGCTGTGGAGTGTGTCTACCCGAACGTCCCTCACGGGTTGTGCTATTACCATCTGCAGAAGAATCTCGCGCATTATGGGCACCATGTAGCTGCAGTCTTCAAAGCAGCGGCATATTCGTATCGATCAGACGATTTTCAAAGGAATTTTTCTGCGCTTCAACTACTGAAAGTCAACGCGCACACACGCCTCGACACTATTGGTGTGGAGAGATGGGCCAGGTCCAAGTGCCCTGTACGACGCACGAGCTTCATGACGTCGAATGCTGTCGAGACGATGAACAGTAGACTGTTGTGGGCACGACGCCTCCCGGTTGCTTCATTGATCGAGACCTATCGAGCCATTATGGAGAAATGGTTCGATAGGCGACGCATCTCGACTGCATCGAGGTCACATGAGTTGACTGAGGTAGTAGAGGAATGTGAGATGTAAACCGTCTGTGACTGGGTCTCGGCTGGTCGAACTCCTCACTCCCGTGTCTATGACGACTGGCATGGCTGGATGATGATCTATGCTTCCTCGAAGAAGATCGCCCACCGAAGATATCCTTCACAGCGGCCACGACCTTCCGTGTAATTTTGGCAACCAGTCCATGCTCGGAGTCGTCGTCTACAATCGCCCGCCGCACCTCAGGGATCACGGTCCGGATCTGCTCCCGTGTCACGCTCTCAGTGACACGGGCAATCAAGTCCTCGTCACATCGCCTCCAATAATCAGCATCTGGATCTGCTCGAGGCCCTGAATCATCGAACTCCTGCGGCCTGGGCCGCTTCGACGGGCTACCAGTCGGATCAGCATACATCTGCCTATGCCGCTCAACATGGACAGGCTGCTTCCCACGAGCCTTCTCTGCTCGTGAGCTACTCCTCGGCACAGGAGGCGGCCTAACAGGAACAGGCTCTGCTCGTGAGCTACTCCTCTGCACAGGAGGAGGCCTAACAGGAGGAGGCGGTTCCGGTACAAGTGGCTCTGTCAAGCCGGCATATTTCCCTCCAGGATGGTATCGTACAGAAAAAGGGTCGGGAAGCCTCAGAGTCTGCAAATACCATGAATCATTCTCCTCCTCGACCGGTTCGAGTGTCCGGTGACACTCGTCCTGCACAAAGATGAATCGATCATTTTTCATTATTCGTTAATCATAACATAATAAAAGGGttgaaattgtaaaaaaaacaacaataattacctCATCAGCATAAAAAAAGTGGGCGAAGTCAGAAGCCGACTTCCAAGTCGTCCAGTTGACCAATCGTGGCATCTGGAAGCTCGTGTCACGAGCCCCACACGCGCGGCCCAACCTCGGAATGGCCTCGTACGACCAAATCTGTAATGCCCATATGGGCCCATAGAAGTGGTACGTCTTCCTAGTACCGGTAATCTCCGCGGGATGCTTCTTCAACACACTCATCCCATGGCACAAAATCTGGAATGAGTAAGAGCCCCACGGGAAGTCGATCCATGCCTGATCGTCCTCTACCAGTGCCCACACCCAATCGTGCACGTATTTATAATCCCGACAGAAGATGAGATCATACGCCACGAGAATATTGGCCACCCTCAAATAATCCTGGGCACTGTTGCCCAGACTGCGGCTAACGAACCGCTTCCGCAGATCCTTCACTTCCACCTTCTTGCCTTTCAAAACTCGGTGCCATAGACTCTGCTTCCCAACACGGTGATCCACATTAGGATCAAAACACTGCGGGGATGGCCCGAAGCACAACCCTGTCACCAGACAATACTCCACTGCGCCGAATCGAATGTCGTGTCCACCAACGTGGAACCACTTCTCCCACGGACCGAATGCTTCGTCATACAACTCCCGTGCAAGAAGATGGTGCAGTGCGGCATTCGCACTATCCCACCTCTTCAACTGAAGTAAATGCCCAAACGGACCTTTCTTAAATTGTTCAAAACACCGGTAATGCGTCAGACAGGTCTCCACTTCCTTCAGTGTTTTGTCCTTGATGTAGTGATTGATTCATCCGGCATAACCTTGCATGTACGGACGTAACCAAACATGTCTCGGAGGCTGCAATTAATTCAAAATGATGATCAGTATCAAAAAATATCAACCGTGTACGATTCTagaccaaccgtgtacaaccgtgtacgattatagaccaaccgtgtacaaccgtttCAGACTATagaccaaccgtgtacaaccgtgtacaaccgtgtacggaTGAACAAACCGTGTACGGTTGTACACAGTTAAATCTAGCACGAAAAATACATCTATACGttgaaaatacataattatGGCATATTAAATCATTTAATACTAATCGTGTCACATAAATACCTAatcgtgtacaaccgtgtacggaAGAACCATACACGGTTGTTCAAATTACTTTCCAGATTCAAAATTTCGCAAATTACCAACATTATGCCATACATAAACACCTAATAATCAACTATTGTGCACAATTTAACAATACAAAacacataaattcaaattttaacaaatatatTTCACGGTTACTTACCGGATTCGGCGTCGGGTATTTTTCCCTCCTCGATGTACTCGGGCGATGGCCTCGTTCTACAGGCTGTTCTTCCTCTCTCGAGTAGTCGGATTCAGTTTCACTCATTGTTAATTGAGAAGATAGAATAATTCACGAAGTCGTTTTTGCTCTATTATGGAGTACACGGCTTTGGGGTTTCAATTTTCAAACCACACACGGTAGGTAGTTTGTAGAAAAGAGTGAGAGGCGTGAAATTGGGTGAAATTTTGCTCTCAAATTGGATGAGATTTGAGCTTGTACAAGAGAGGGAAATGGTCTGCACACACGGTAGTTTCACTTGGAAATTTTCTTGAGCAAAAGAGTGAGAGGCGTGAAAATTCTGTGCATACACGGGAGGCTAGGGTTCGTgtaggaagagagagagaaaaacaaTATAGGACAAAATTGATTTTGATAGAAGATTCGAAAATTGACttacttttttatttgaatgctGTGGCCGAGATTTTGTGGGGATGTGgacatttttaataattttttttattagatatTGGGAGAGAGAAGTGATATATGTGGGGACCATTAGATATTGAGAGAGAATgtgctacaaaacttatttttttatgagccttgatacttaacttattt is a window encoding:
- the LOC130998585 gene encoding uncharacterized protein LOC130998585, with protein sequence MSVLKKHPAEITGTRKTYHFYGPIWALQIWSYEAIPRLGRACGARDTSFQMPRLVNWTTWKSASDFAHFFYADEDECHRTLEPVEEENDSWYLQTLRLPDPFSVRYHPGGKYAGLTEPLVPEPPPPVRPPPVQRSSSRAEPVPVRPPPVPRSSSRAEKARGKQPVHVERHRQMYADPTGSPSKRPRPQEFDDSGPRADPDADYWRRCDEDLIARVTESVTREQIRTVIPEVRRAIVDDDSEHGLVAKITRKVVAAVKDIFGGRSSSRKHRSSSSHASRHRHGSEEFDQPRPSHRRFTSHIPLLPQSTHVTSMQSRCVAYRTISP